Proteins encoded together in one Thermodesulforhabdus norvegica window:
- a CDS encoding TMEM165/GDT1 family protein, translating into MDWKVFFTTFFAIFIAELGDKTQLATFSFAAGTGSRLAVFLAASLALVCTSALGVVAAEVVQKWVSPRTLQLVSGLLFILVGLWMLLSWKSKSI; encoded by the coding sequence ATGGACTGGAAAGTTTTCTTCACGACTTTTTTCGCAATCTTTATTGCCGAACTTGGGGACAAGACCCAGCTTGCCACCTTTAGCTTTGCTGCCGGAACGGGTTCAAGATTGGCTGTCTTTCTTGCGGCCTCCCTTGCCCTTGTGTGCACTTCCGCACTGGGGGTTGTGGCGGCAGAGGTCGTCCAGAAATGGGTTTCCCCCCGGACTCTTCAACTTGTGTCAGGACTTCTTTTCATTCTTGTGGGCCTCTGGATGCTGTTGAGCTGGAAAAGTAAGAGTATATAA